The genomic segment GTAATGGGTATTGGGGAGTATATTTTGTTCTTATATAAAGGGCAAAAGTTCTGGGAAGGATCCAATAAGGATATGATGCGGTCTGATGTAGAGGAGCTGAATAATTTTGTTTTTGCGAGTCCTTTAATGAAGAGCGCAAAAGCTTCTTTAGGTGAATAAGGCGAAGGATGGTGTTCCCGATAGCCGCTGTCAGACCTATTTAAAAGTAGGGACTGCGGTGAAATTTCAATATCAAGGAAATTTAGCTTAGTTTTGTCGGAAAAATTTGATTTTGGCAACAACAGATATACAACTATTGACGCCACAGCATTGGAAGGACTATGAACTTATTGACTGTGGTGATTTTGAAAAATTGGAACGTTTTGGCGACCTTATTTTGATTCGGCCAGAACCTCAGGCGGTATGGCCGAAGGCGCTGGGTGATGCGGAATGGAACAAAAGGTACCATATTAAATTCAGGGGACGATCGGCGACTTCGGGTGACTGGCTAAAGAAAAATCCGAAAATCCAGGACCGCTGGCATATCCAATATAAAAATAATGATGTGGCGATCAAATTTAGACTGGGACTTACATCATTCAAACATGTAGGCATTTTTCCGGAACAGGCTGTCAACTGGGACTATATTTCAGAGTCTGTACGCTCGTTTAAAACGGAAAATCCCAAAGTACTTAATCTATTTGCTTATACGGGGGGGGCATCGCTGATTGCAAAGGCTGCGGGAGCAGATACAACTCATGTGGATTCGATCAAACAGGTAGTGACCTGGGCCAATGAAAATATGGAGATTTCCAATCTGGATAATATCCGCTGGGTAGTGGAAGATGCGTTGAAATTTGTGAAACGTGAGCTAAAACGTGGCAACCGGTACAATGGAATTATTCTAGACCCACCGGCATACGGACATGGACCGAAGGGGGAGAAGTGGAAGCTGGAAGATCATATTATGGAAATGATGACCGAAGTTGTTCAATTACTGGACCCAAAGGAGCATTTCCTGATTTTAAATACCTATTCTCTGGGCTTTTCGTCGGTAATTGTTGAAAATTTAATCAAAACGGCTTTCCCTGCGGTTGAAAACCTGGAAATTGGTGAGCTATTTTTGCAGGCTACGGCCGGACCAAAATTACCGTTGGGTGTTTTCGGTAAGTTCCGCAAGCTGGCGAAATAATTTGTGGACCAACATATAGAAAATAGACGAGCGGGGCCTTGGATAAGTGTCCCGCTCGTCTATTTATAGAGTTTTCTGATCATTTTTTATTCAAAGACGATCGTCTTATAGTCGTTGAGCATGACGCGATCTTCGCTCAGTAGACGAATAGCCCTGCTCAATACTGCTTTTTCAATTTCTTTTCCTGCAGTCACCATATCTTTCACAGTATAGGTGTGATTGACATGTCGGACGTCCTGGACGATAATGGGCCCTTCATCGAGCTGGTCAGTTACAAAGTGGGCTGTTGCACCGATAATTTTAACCCCGCGGGCGTGCGCCTGTTTGTAAGGATTAGCGCCGATAAAAGCCGGCAAAAAGGAATGATGGATGTTGACCAGCTTGTTTTCGAAAGCCGCGACAAAATTGGGGGAGAGAATACGCATGAACTTAGCCAGAATGATATAATCGAAACTGTACTGATTGATCTGGTCGATAAGTTTTGTTTCAAATTCGTCTCTGGACAGATTCTCATGAGAGATGTGGTGGAATGGGATTTCAAATTTTTCTGTAAAGGAACGTAAGCTGTCGTAATTGCCGATGACGGCCTGTACTTCGGCACCCCAGGTTTCGAAATGCTGTCTAACCAGGATATCCGCAAGGCAATGATGTTCTTTGGTGACAAGGACAACAATTTTTTTGCGGTTACTTGGGTTGATCTGAATCTGTGCCGAGGGGGGGAGTACTTCCGCCAAAGAGTGGGCAAGCTGGGACTGTTCTGCGAATAAACCATTGCATACTACGCGAACAAAAAATTTGTTGGCTTCTTCATCCACATATTCACGCATGGTGACGATGTTGAGCTGATATTTGGCCAGCGTATTTGATATATTCGCAACCAATCCAACGGCATCTTGACATTGGATCAGAATTAAGGTTTGGTTGTGCATGAAATAGGTTGTCAGTTGATAAAAAGCGGGTTTAAATTAACCCGCTTTTTTTGTGAGTTCTTCTTCGAGGTCAACTTCCACGCGGAGATTTTCAACAATGTGTTTTTGTCGATCCGGTGTATTTTTGCCCATATAATACTCTAATAATTGTTGAATCTTATTGTCTTTTGACAGGATGACCGGATCTAGACGTATGTCTTTTCCGATAAACAGGCCAAATTCGGACGGAGAAATCTCACCAAGCCCTTTAAAGCGCGTGATTTCGGGCTTGCCGCCGAGTTTGCTGATGGCCCGCTGCCTTTCCTCGTCGGAATAACAGTAGATGGTTTCCTTTTTGTTGCGCACCCTGAATAAGGGGGTCTGTAGGATAGACACATGCCCAGCTTTTACGAGATCCGGGAAAAACTGCAGAAAGAAAGTTAGCAGCAAAAGCCGGATATGCATGCCATCAACGTCCGCATCGGTAGCGATTACGATATTATTGTAGCGCAAACCATCCAGGCCATCTTCGATATTAAGTGCGTGTTGTAGCAGGTTGAATTCCTCATTCTCATACACAA from the Sphingobacterium thalpophilum genome contains:
- the purU gene encoding formyltetrahydrofolate deformylase — encoded protein: MHNQTLILIQCQDAVGLVANISNTLAKYQLNIVTMREYVDEEANKFFVRVVCNGLFAEQSQLAHSLAEVLPPSAQIQINPSNRKKIVVLVTKEHHCLADILVRQHFETWGAEVQAVIGNYDSLRSFTEKFEIPFHHISHENLSRDEFETKLIDQINQYSFDYIILAKFMRILSPNFVAAFENKLVNIHHSFLPAFIGANPYKQAHARGVKIIGATAHFVTDQLDEGPIIVQDVRHVNHTYTVKDMVTAGKEIEKAVLSRAIRLLSEDRVMLNDYKTIVFE
- a CDS encoding class I SAM-dependent methyltransferase, encoding MILATTDIQLLTPQHWKDYELIDCGDFEKLERFGDLILIRPEPQAVWPKALGDAEWNKRYHIKFRGRSATSGDWLKKNPKIQDRWHIQYKNNDVAIKFRLGLTSFKHVGIFPEQAVNWDYISESVRSFKTENPKVLNLFAYTGGASLIAKAAGADTTHVDSIKQVVTWANENMEISNLDNIRWVVEDALKFVKRELKRGNRYNGIILDPPAYGHGPKGEKWKLEDHIMEMMTEVVQLLDPKEHFLILNTYSLGFSSVIVENLIKTAFPAVENLEIGELFLQATAGPKLPLGVFGKFRKLAK